A region from the Bacillota bacterium genome encodes:
- a CDS encoding SpoIID/LytB domain-containing protein, producing the protein MKRSTGFRLFYLILVAVSVGLVYSMAFGLSGCPGPEARFSEKPIQKFAKEPTITLYIHGTGQRVSMPIETYIEGVVAGEMEKNWPVNAYAAQAIIARTFTMEFLSRGGTRKLHGTDICTDPEHAQAYNAAAITPDIKKAVSMTRGEVLSYRGRYIHAWFHALCGGETTLARDGLAYNKPEPPYTQRVRDVCTKYVPSETLFWKAYFPTPEVRQTLAGKGLTIGDITRIRTVKQDPTGRSTLVRISHSAGTTDISGNDLRVMLGSERMRSTWLSRLDKAGDVVVMEGRGFGHGVGMCQWGAYGLAKEGWSPEEIATHYFKGVRIVKLWD; encoded by the coding sequence ATGAAAAGGTCCACAGGCTTCAGACTATTTTACTTGATACTTGTAGCCGTCTCGGTAGGGCTCGTATACAGCATGGCATTTGGCTTATCGGGGTGCCCCGGCCCTGAAGCGAGATTTTCGGAGAAACCCATTCAGAAGTTTGCCAAAGAACCGACCATAACCTTATATATCCACGGGACGGGTCAGAGGGTCAGCATGCCGATAGAAACCTATATCGAGGGCGTCGTCGCCGGCGAGATGGAGAAGAATTGGCCTGTAAACGCGTATGCGGCCCAGGCAATAATAGCCCGGACGTTTACGATGGAGTTCTTGAGCAGGGGCGGCACCCGCAAGCTTCACGGGACGGACATATGCACCGACCCGGAGCATGCCCAGGCGTATAACGCCGCAGCTATCACGCCTGACATAAAAAAGGCCGTCAGCATGACGCGAGGCGAGGTCCTGAGTTACAGGGGACGATATATCCACGCATGGTTTCACGCGCTATGCGGCGGGGAAACCACCCTTGCCCGGGATGGCCTGGCATATAATAAGCCGGAGCCGCCATATACCCAAAGGGTCCGGGACGTCTGCACGAAGTACGTCCCTTCCGAGACTCTATTCTGGAAGGCCTACTTCCCTACACCCGAGGTCAGGCAGACCCTGGCCGGGAAGGGTCTGACAATAGGGGACATAACCCGGATAAGGACTGTTAAGCAGGACCCCACCGGCCGCTCGACCCTCGTCCGCATCTCGCATTCGGCCGGCACGACCGACATCTCCGGTAATGACCTGCGTGTGATGTTGGGGAGCGAGCGGATGCGCTCGACCTGGTTAAGCCGTCTGGATAAGGCCGGCGATGTTGTGGTTATGGAGGGGCGCGGCTTTGGACATGGAGTGGGGATGTGCCAGTGGGGCGCCTACGGGCTGGCTAAAGAAGGCTGGTCGCCTGAGGAGATCGCCACCCATTATTTCAAGGGTGTGCGTATAGTGAAACTCTGGGATTAG
- a CDS encoding septum formation initiator family protein, with protein sequence MIRDKGSTGAGIRIRENSARPSYPAIRATARTRATATPGEARARRPVARREARRLVLLLLLVFLFIVYATQYLELVRARRQVAAINREIRVWEQKCREMEAEIAYLKSPEYVEKIARERLGLVYPGETPFVVARPSDPSAPGRVKERKDRGRIIIGD encoded by the coding sequence ATGATCAGGGATAAAGGTTCAACCGGGGCCGGGATTCGTATTCGTGAGAACTCTGCGAGACCCTCATATCCGGCAATAAGGGCTACCGCTAGAACAAGAGCTACCGCTACCCCCGGGGAGGCAAGGGCCCGGCGACCAGTGGCCCGCCGAGAGGCCCGCAGGTTGGTTTTATTGCTTCTCTTGGTGTTTCTATTTATTGTGTATGCAACGCAATACCTGGAACTGGTCCGGGCCAGGCGCCAGGTCGCGGCTATAAACAGGGAAATCCGCGTGTGGGAGCAGAAGTGCAGGGAGATGGAGGCGGAGATAGCCTACCTCAAGAGCCCCGAATATGTTGAGAAAATTGCCAGAGAGCGGCTCGGGCTTGTTTACCCCGGCGAGACCCCCTTTGTGGTTGCAAGACCTTCAGATCCTAGTGCGCCGGGCCGGGTAAAGGAGCGGAAAGACCGGGGTCGAATTATCATAGGTGATTAG
- a CDS encoding universal stress protein — protein sequence MFTKILLAYDGSQHAKRALAVALDLAQRYHSKVYAVSVAHIPEFADTRDEVNGALEDAHSFYDKALSEAREAASERGIALETRVVPGHPADALARFAEEEDCDLIVVGARGRSGVVRYILGSASEAIVRYAHCSVLVVRDKTL from the coding sequence ATGTTTACAAAAATCCTGCTGGCCTATGACGGTTCACAACATGCCAAGAGGGCCCTGGCTGTGGCTCTGGATTTGGCTCAAAGGTATCATTCCAAAGTCTATGCCGTATCAGTGGCTCATATTCCGGAATTCGCCGATACCCGTGATGAGGTGAACGGGGCGCTGGAGGACGCACACAGTTTCTACGACAAGGCGCTTAGCGAGGCTAGGGAGGCGGCCTCAGAAAGAGGTATTGCCCTTGAAACCCGGGTAGTGCCAGGACACCCGGCGGATGCCCTGGCCCGTTTTGCCGAGGAAGAAGACTGTGATCTGATAGTTGTTGGAGCGCGGGGCAGGAGCGGGGTTGTCCGTTACATCCTCGGCAGCGCCTCCGAGGCCATTGTGCGATATGCCCATTGTTCAGTGCTGGTGGTAAGGGATAAGACTCTTTGA
- a CDS encoding DUF501 domain-containing protein has translation MKNRPAKGCRGVERFEEEKRRRVGEGAKDGLRGERRTAVCGVRFEKREDLSRILEHQLGREPRGRVRVALSCKLGMPMVITTYPVLAPVKNDRGIGKGIAIFPTTFWLTCPRLNRAVADLEAGGWIGRIKGMLRDNWEVRERLLRAHRHYASARMELLTPDDREMLEGRFPSILRALAETGVAGIKDVTNPEAVKCLHAHYAHYLAGYDNPIGEWVDAALFGLL, from the coding sequence ATGAAGAATAGGCCGGCGAAGGGGTGTCGAGGAGTCGAAAGGTTCGAAGAAGAAAAGCGTCGAAGAGTCGGTGAAGGGGCGAAAGACGGACTAAGGGGTGAAAGACGGACTGCGGTGTGCGGTGTGAGGTTTGAAAAGCGTGAAGACCTCTCGAGAATCCTCGAGCACCAGCTTGGTAGGGAGCCGCGTGGTAGGGTCAGGGTTGCGTTGAGCTGTAAGCTTGGTATGCCAATGGTAATAACCACCTACCCGGTTCTCGCTCCTGTGAAGAATGATAGAGGCATCGGCAAGGGTATCGCGATATTCCCGACGACCTTCTGGTTGACATGCCCCAGGTTAAATAGGGCTGTTGCGGATCTCGAGGCCGGGGGGTGGATCGGCAGAATCAAGGGGATGCTCAGGGATAACTGGGAGGTCCGGGAGAGGCTTTTGAGGGCGCACAGGCATTATGCGTCGGCCCGGATGGAGCTTTTGACCCCGGATGACCGGGAGATGCTCGAGGGCAGGTTCCCTTCGATCTTGCGAGCGCTGGCAGAGACGGGGGTCGCCGGCATAAAAGACGTGACGAACCCGGAGGCCGTAAAGTGCCTGCACGCTCACTATGCTCACTATCTTGCGGGATATGACAATCCCATCGGTGAGTGGGTTGACGCGGCGCTATTCGGTCTGTTATAA
- a CDS encoding NUDIX hydrolase, which yields MLKVRSGVVLIEDGKFLLVRHNVLARGRDVYPVMTDTNIDMEYWVLPGGEVRQGETLVECARRETLEETGLEVEIGPLLFLGETIWPDGERHIINFFFEARRLRGEVRKPEWSFPDERLDMPAFLSISECEKITLLPDVLTLLKEIADGKIIYGIYLGNLWVNTRI from the coding sequence ATGCTTAAAGTAAGGTCTGGGGTCGTATTAATTGAGGATGGGAAGTTCCTACTCGTCCGCCATAATGTATTGGCCAGAGGGCGTGACGTCTACCCCGTAATGACAGATACCAACATAGACATGGAATATTGGGTTCTGCCGGGCGGCGAGGTCAGGCAAGGAGAGACTCTTGTGGAATGTGCACGGAGGGAAACGCTCGAAGAGACTGGCCTTGAAGTAGAGATCGGCCCATTACTGTTTCTTGGGGAGACCATCTGGCCTGATGGCGAACGGCATATTATAAATTTCTTTTTTGAGGCGAGGAGATTAAGAGGAGAGGTTAGAAAACCAGAATGGTCTTTCCCTGACGAGAGACTAGATATGCCAGCTTTTCTCTCAATATCTGAATGCGAAAAAATCACTTTGCTCCCAGATGTTCTGACGCTGTTGAAGGAAATCGCAGATGGTAAGATAATTTACGGCATATATCTTGGAAACTTGTGGGTAAACACCCGGATATAA
- a CDS encoding S1 RNA-binding domain-containing protein, producing the protein MSSVVVGSIVEGKITGITHFGAFVELAGGQTGLVHISEVADTYVKDIKDYLKENDIVKVKVITVENGKIGLSIKQANPNYRPERSRTHRRVVQQSFEDKLSRFLRESDERQADLKRSMESKRGGRGTRYSRFDDV; encoded by the coding sequence ATGTCGTCGGTCGTGGTGGGCAGTATTGTTGAAGGCAAGATCACGGGCATAACCCATTTTGGCGCCTTCGTGGAACTTGCTGGGGGACAGACGGGTCTGGTTCACATCTCGGAAGTCGCGGACACCTATGTAAAAGACATCAAGGATTACCTCAAGGAAAACGATATTGTAAAGGTCAAGGTTATAACCGTTGAGAACGGCAAGATCGGGTTGTCGATCAAGCAGGCCAACCCAAATTACCGTCCAGAGCGCAGCAGGACCCACCGGCGTGTAGTCCAGCAGTCCTTTGAGGACAAATTAAGCAGGTTCCTCAGAGAAAGCGACGAACGGCAGGCGGATCTCAAGCGGAGCATGGAGTCGAAACGCGGCGGCCGCGGGACAAGATACAGCCGTTTTGATGATGTTTAG
- a CDS encoding MFS transporter, which produces MVENETEVKEVKVVNRNVVVLGWVAFFGGLSQDMIQPILPAFYSQVLGLNKELIGLIEGSVTTAVSIFKILSGIISDSIGKRKSLVFIGYLLSAIGRLLLSITTRGGEALGFRLVDAVGKGMKDAPRDALVAKSSSVKRMGFSFGYQRMLDTLGSFLGPLITFGLLKLLMGRVDSGRFKIIFVISGIVAFATILLTGLYVKERPKAGTNSGKFTLDFSLLKGRFLLFFIVMLIFTLGNSSDAFLILRAQNVGIKTATIPIIIALFNLFYALLSVPAGMLSDKIGRAHVIRLGWLIYGLVYLGFALARAPWHIWALYALYGVYYASTEGVAKSMVAHIVDEAHRGTAFGLYNASLGLVALPASVLAGYLWDKISPSAPFYFGAACAVVAVSLLTTFHIES; this is translated from the coding sequence ATGGTGGAGAACGAGACAGAGGTAAAAGAGGTAAAAGTCGTAAATAGAAATGTAGTTGTGCTCGGCTGGGTTGCGTTCTTCGGCGGATTAAGCCAGGATATGATTCAGCCTATTTTGCCTGCGTTTTACTCTCAGGTACTGGGCCTTAATAAAGAATTAATCGGCCTGATCGAGGGCAGTGTAACCACCGCAGTAAGTATCTTTAAGATACTATCGGGTATCATCTCAGATAGCATCGGCAAGAGAAAGAGCCTGGTTTTTATCGGTTACTTGCTTTCGGCAATAGGTCGCTTGCTCCTATCGATCACAACCAGAGGGGGGGAGGCTTTAGGGTTCAGGTTGGTGGATGCTGTCGGCAAGGGAATGAAGGATGCCCCGAGGGACGCTTTGGTAGCCAAGTCATCGTCAGTAAAGAGGATGGGCTTTTCCTTTGGTTATCAGCGTATGTTGGATACCCTGGGGTCATTTTTGGGCCCGTTGATAACCTTCGGCCTGCTTAAACTCTTGATGGGGCGCGTGGATAGCGGCAGATTTAAAATAATCTTCGTGATCTCAGGCATCGTCGCCTTTGCCACGATATTGTTGACGGGCCTCTATGTTAAGGAGCGGCCCAAGGCCGGGACGAACTCCGGCAAATTCACCCTGGATTTTTCCTTGCTCAAGGGGAGATTTCTGCTGTTTTTTATTGTGATGTTGATATTCACCCTTGGTAATTCCAGCGACGCCTTTCTTATTCTACGGGCACAAAACGTCGGAATTAAGACCGCTACTATCCCCATCATAATTGCGCTGTTTAATCTCTTTTACGCACTTCTATCTGTGCCAGCCGGCATGCTCTCAGATAAGATAGGACGCGCTCACGTAATAAGGTTAGGCTGGCTTATCTATGGCCTGGTATACCTGGGGTTTGCCCTGGCGAGGGCGCCATGGCATATTTGGGCTCTATATGCCCTTTACGGGGTTTACTACGCGTCCACTGAGGGCGTGGCGAAATCTATGGTTGCCCATATCGTAGATGAGGCCCATAGAGGCACGGCTTTTGGATTATATAATGCGTCCCTGGGCCTGGTAGCCCTGCCGGCTAGCGTCTTGGCAGGATATTTATGGGATAAGATTTCACCTTCTGCGCCATTTTATTTCGGCGCTGCTTGTGCCGTGGTGGCCGTAAGCCTGTTAACAACTTTTCATATAGAGAGTTGA
- the yabP gene encoding sporulation protein YabP, with amino-acid sequence MDDSKKKQQPAGMQHKIMLNEREMVSVDGVTNVESFDDQEVILETSAGVLLIHGKELHIKHLNLDDGNLEIEGYIHGLEYSDEGPGKKAKGLLGRLLK; translated from the coding sequence ATGGATGACAGCAAGAAGAAGCAGCAGCCCGCGGGGATGCAGCACAAGATTATGTTGAATGAGCGGGAAATGGTATCTGTCGATGGGGTTACAAACGTGGAGAGCTTTGATGACCAGGAGGTTATATTGGAGACAAGCGCCGGGGTCTTGCTAATTCATGGCAAGGAGCTGCATATCAAGCATTTGAATCTTGATGATGGCAACCTGGAGATAGAAGGCTATATTCACGGCCTGGAGTATTCCGACGAGGGGCCTGGGAAGAAGGCGAAAGGCCTGCTCGGGCGCTTATTGAAGTAA
- a CDS encoding lytic transglycosylase domain-containing protein — protein MLGAALQLIVSPAVMVADTLRPSRGLRKAWIFYYVAFCILLLLAAWFAVFYSDYTTDRAIQVLAEFSSGRATVRGCPYADQINFYAVKYNVDPSLIAAIIKQESGFNPEAVSPKGARGLMQIMPVTWRHLNPGSRCSGDHAPPACGDDCIFAPSANIKAGTKYMRELLDRHNGNVVVALAAYNAGSDPASRYANAEEFDGLPPYKETQGYARSIASIWVAFRSQGELALAKGLVLMTRVKVWLMWLSICTWIVFFTWIARRTA, from the coding sequence ATGCTGGGCGCAGCCCTGCAGCTTATAGTAAGTCCTGCGGTGATGGTGGCTGATACCTTGAGGCCTAGCAGGGGCCTTCGTAAGGCGTGGATTTTCTATTATGTCGCTTTTTGTATTCTCTTGCTTCTCGCCGCCTGGTTCGCTGTTTTCTATTCGGACTATACGACTGACAGGGCGATCCAGGTCCTGGCCGAATTCTCATCCGGGCGGGCCACAGTTAGGGGGTGTCCGTACGCGGATCAGATCAATTTCTATGCCGTTAAATATAACGTCGATCCCTCGTTAATTGCCGCTATTATAAAGCAAGAAAGCGGGTTTAACCCAGAGGCTGTATCACCCAAAGGCGCCAGGGGGCTTATGCAGATCATGCCGGTTACGTGGAGGCACCTCAATCCCGGCTCACGATGCAGCGGGGATCATGCGCCGCCCGCATGTGGCGATGATTGTATTTTCGCTCCATCGGCAAATATAAAGGCTGGCACGAAATATATGAGGGAGCTCCTTGACAGGCATAACGGCAATGTTGTGGTGGCCCTTGCCGCTTATAACGCAGGCAGCGACCCTGCGAGCAGGTATGCAAACGCAGAGGAGTTCGACGGGCTCCCTCCATATAAAGAGACCCAGGGTTACGCAAGGAGCATAGCTTCTATCTGGGTGGCCTTTCGCAGCCAGGGTGAGCTGGCCCTCGCAAAGGGCCTGGTGCTGATGACGAGGGTGAAGGTCTGGCTGATGTGGTTGAGCATATGCACGTGGATCGTGTTCTTCACCTGGATTGCGAGGCGGACAGCCTGA
- a CDS encoding cation:proton antiporter, which produces MVNTWLTASLWLGLALVGGLAAGWTGISISLVEIVVGVIGGNFLGLATTPWVDFLAGFGSVLLTFLAGAEVDPRVLRSKFKESMSIGIIAFILPFLGAFAYAYYILGWTLQAAEIAGIALSTTSVAVVYAVMVETGLNESEIGKIILAACFINDLGTVVALGLLFANFNAWMLLFVGVTTLVLAFLPRFTRWFFKAYGNRVSQLEVKYLFFLLFLLGGLATMANSEAVLPAYLLGLGVAGFFLQERNLLFRMRSMAFAFFTPFYFLKAGLFVSLPEVAAAAGVIIVALLVKMATKFIGVWPTARFFKFVPREGMYTTLLMSTGLTFGTISSLFGLTHGIITRNQYTILVTVVILSAIVPTMIAQAFFRPDPDADMPERASEPRDQALGDQASKQSQVE; this is translated from the coding sequence ATGGTCAACACCTGGCTTACGGCGAGTTTATGGCTCGGGCTTGCTCTGGTGGGCGGCCTTGCCGCAGGATGGACCGGCATATCCATATCTTTAGTGGAGATCGTGGTAGGGGTAATCGGCGGCAACTTCTTAGGCCTTGCGACGACTCCATGGGTGGACTTCCTTGCGGGCTTTGGCAGCGTCCTTCTCACCTTTTTGGCAGGGGCTGAGGTAGACCCGAGGGTGCTCCGGTCAAAATTCAAGGAAAGCATGTCTATTGGCATCATCGCCTTTATCCTCCCATTCCTTGGAGCTTTTGCCTATGCGTATTACATACTTGGATGGACGCTTCAGGCGGCCGAGATAGCCGGCATAGCCCTCTCCACCACCTCGGTGGCCGTGGTCTATGCGGTTATGGTGGAGACCGGGCTCAACGAGAGCGAGATCGGCAAGATCATCCTGGCTGCCTGCTTCATTAATGACCTTGGTACAGTTGTAGCCCTCGGACTCCTTTTTGCAAATTTCAATGCCTGGATGCTCCTGTTTGTTGGAGTTACCACCCTGGTCCTGGCTTTTCTTCCCCGTTTCACACGATGGTTCTTTAAGGCCTATGGCAACAGGGTGAGTCAGCTTGAGGTCAAGTATCTTTTCTTCCTGCTCTTTCTCCTGGGCGGACTCGCGACCATGGCTAACAGCGAGGCCGTGCTGCCAGCCTATCTCCTGGGGCTCGGCGTCGCCGGGTTCTTTCTCCAAGAAAGAAATTTGCTCTTTCGAATGCGTAGCATGGCGTTCGCCTTCTTTACCCCCTTTTACTTTCTAAAAGCGGGACTTTTCGTTTCGCTGCCGGAGGTCGCCGCAGCAGCAGGGGTTATCATAGTGGCCTTGCTTGTAAAGATGGCAACCAAATTCATCGGGGTATGGCCCACGGCCAGGTTCTTTAAGTTCGTGCCTAGGGAGGGCATGTACACCACACTTCTTATGTCCACCGGGCTCACCTTTGGCACAATCTCGTCGCTCTTCGGTCTCACGCATGGCATAATCACCAGGAATCAATACACCATTCTTGTAACAGTCGTGATCCTGAGTGCGATAGTGCCAACCATGATTGCACAGGCGTTCTTCAGGCCGGATCCGGACGCAGATATGCCTGAGAGAGCCTCGGAACCAAGGGACCAAGCATTGGGGGATCAGGCGAGTAAACAGAGTCAAGTAGAATAG
- the yabQ gene encoding spore cortex biosynthesis protein YabQ → METLNSQITAFLATIIVGVMIGIFFDFYRVFRGFIQPNALGTVFGDLAFWAIATAIAFGALLSTTWGEVRFYVFIGSAMGFFLYRVTVSPGVIGLFLAIFRGVRAGSEFVTATMPRAMRQLAIRERDITRALKRRLAAWRGNMARPGRPAGPEIGGQGRSRRP, encoded by the coding sequence ATGGAGACTCTAAATTCTCAGATAACAGCCTTTCTGGCGACCATCATCGTCGGAGTTATGATAGGGATTTTCTTCGATTTTTACCGGGTGTTCAGGGGTTTCATACAGCCAAACGCTCTCGGCACTGTATTTGGAGATCTGGCCTTTTGGGCCATCGCCACGGCCATAGCCTTCGGGGCCCTCCTCTCGACTACCTGGGGGGAGGTGCGGTTTTATGTATTCATTGGGTCGGCTATGGGTTTCTTTTTGTATAGGGTCACTGTAAGCCCGGGGGTGATAGGGCTTTTCCTGGCGATCTTCAGAGGGGTCAGGGCTGGGAGCGAGTTCGTGACCGCAACTATGCCACGAGCTATGCGACAGCTCGCCATCCGTGAGAGAGATATCACGCGAGCCTTGAAGAGGCGACTGGCAGCATGGCGAGGCAACATGGCGAGGCCGGGGAGGCCGGCGGGGCCAGAGATTGGGGGACAGGGCCGGAGCCGGAGACCCTGA